The segment CTTGCGTCGAAATACAGCTGAATTGTGCCGGTGGGGCCGTGCCTCTGCTTTCCAATGATGACCTCGGCAAGACCGGTCACCTTGTTCATGGCGTCCTGCCATTCGAAATGTTCCGGAGTATTCGGCTTCGGTTCCTTGCGTTGGAGATAATATTCCTCACGATAAACGAACATGACAACGTCAGCGTCCTGCTCAATCGAGCCTGATTCGCGCAAATCTGCAAGCTGAGGCCGCTTGTCATCCCGCTGCTCGACTTGGCGTGAGAGCTGCGAGAGTGCGAGCACCGGCACATCCAGTTCCTTGGCCAAGGCCTTAAGGCCGGTCGTGATCTCGGTTATTTCCTGCACCCGCCCTTCGGCCGAACGCCGCGAGGAACCGGCAAGCAGCTGAAGATAATCCACAACGACGAGGCCCAAGCCGCGCTGCCGCTTGAGCCGGCGCGCCCGGGCCGCGAGCTGGGCGATGGTGAGGCCGCCGGTGTCGTCGATATACAAAGGCAGGGTCTGCATCTCCTGGCTGACCGCCGTCAGCCTGCGGAATTCCTCCTCGGTGATCTTGCCGCGGCGGATGCGCTCGGATGGGATCTCGGCCTGCTCGGACAGAATACGGGTGGCGAGCTGCTCGGCCGACATTTCCAGGGAGAAGAAGGCCACGACGCCGCCTTCCAGCACCCTTTCGGTCCCGTCCGCCACCCGCTCCGAGCGGTAGGCGCGGGCGACGTTATAGGCGATGTTGGTGGCGAGCGCGGTCTTGCCCATGGCCGGCCGCCCAGCCAGCACGACGAGATCCGATCGCTGCAGGCCGCCCATCTTGGCGTCGATGTCGGTGAGGCCGCAGGAAATGCCGGAGAGACCACCGTCGCGCTCGTAAGCTGCCGCCGCCATATCGATGGCCTCGGTCAAGGCTTCGCCAAAGCCGCGGAAACCCTTGCCGTAGCGCCCCGTTTCCGCCAGCTCGTACAAGCCCTGTTCCGCTTCCTCGATGAGCTCTCGCGGGCCGATGTCGACAGGGGCGTCATAGGATGCGTTCACCACATCGGTGCCGATCTCGATCAAGCGCCGCCTGACGGCCAGATCATAGATGGTGCGCCCGTATTCCTGCGCATTGATGATCGTGGTGGCCGATGCCGCGAGCCTGGCGAGGTAAGCCGGCCCACCGATCTCGGCCAAGGACTGGTCGCGATCAAAAAAGGTCTTGAGGGTGACGGGCGAGGCAAGCTTGCCCGCGCGCACCAGGCGGAAAATCGCCTCGTAAATGCGAGCGTGGACAGGCTCGAAGAAGTGCTCGGGCTTGAGAAAATCCGCCACCCGCTCGCAGGCCTCGTTGTTGACCAGGATCGCCCCGAGCAGGGCCTGCTCAGCCTCGA is part of the Rhodoligotrophos defluvii genome and harbors:
- a CDS encoding replicative DNA helicase; the encoded protein is MERAQTYSSIDPHPAGNELAYRSLPHNIEAEQALLGAILVNNEACERVADFLKPEHFFEPVHARIYEAIFRLVRAGKLASPVTLKTFFDRDQSLAEIGGPAYLARLAASATTIINAQEYGRTIYDLAVRRRLIEIGTDVVNASYDAPVDIGPRELIEEAEQGLYELAETGRYGKGFRGFGEALTEAIDMAAAAYERDGGLSGISCGLTDIDAKMGGLQRSDLVVLAGRPAMGKTALATNIAYNVARAYRSERVADGTERVLEGGVVAFFSLEMSAEQLATRILSEQAEIPSERIRRGKITEEEFRRLTAVSQEMQTLPLYIDDTGGLTIAQLAARARRLKRQRGLGLVVVDYLQLLAGSSRRSAEGRVQEITEITTGLKALAKELDVPVLALSQLSRQVEQRDDKRPQLADLRESGSIEQDADVVMFVYREEYYLQRKEPKPNTPEHFEWQDAMNKVTGLAEVIIGKQRHGPTGTIQLYFDASLTKFQNHIANEYLPERFE